A genome region from Colwellia sp. Arc7-D includes the following:
- a CDS encoding ectonucleotide pyrophosphatase/phosphodiesterase has product MYLKISLLVCCLTSSVSFAKTPLVLLSIDGFAQRYISQYQPQTLIKLIEQGTSAKALLPVYPSKTFPNHLSIITGRYPINHGIVHNNFYHRKIDKVYNLGDGKNDTRWLSADPLWHINEMQGNKSAVYFWPESETPINNKTASYYYPYKHFTPNEQRLDQILNWLRLPESERPNFITGYFASVDDAGHEFGENSPQLINAIDELDHLLSSFVKQIEQEFNGQVNLVIVSDHGMTKIDKQHIIDWQHNIVDGVKAINGSTQLYLYSDNDDQLQRSINLFKSNHTDTEQTQYRVYQYPNFPTHWQLNRETDSVPNAIIEASPSYIFNKEDLRVKAETHGYDAKMYRDLDAIFIATGPAFSKNKKIEPFENIHVLPILSRALGLIDVKNIDGNYDIASKIVK; this is encoded by the coding sequence GTGTATTTAAAAATTAGTTTATTAGTTTGTTGTTTAACATCATCAGTTAGTTTTGCTAAAACGCCTTTAGTACTATTATCAATTGACGGATTTGCTCAACGTTATATATCGCAATATCAACCACAAACATTAATAAAACTCATTGAGCAGGGAACCAGTGCAAAAGCGCTTTTACCCGTTTATCCAAGTAAAACCTTTCCTAACCATTTAAGTATTATAACCGGACGTTATCCGATTAATCATGGCATTGTTCATAACAATTTTTATCATCGAAAAATTGATAAAGTTTACAACTTGGGTGATGGTAAAAACGATACCCGTTGGTTAAGTGCTGATCCGCTATGGCATATTAATGAAATGCAGGGCAATAAATCAGCGGTTTATTTTTGGCCTGAGTCAGAAACACCCATAAATAATAAAACTGCCAGCTATTATTATCCCTATAAACATTTTACCCCTAATGAGCAACGCCTTGACCAAATACTTAACTGGTTACGTTTACCCGAGTCAGAACGCCCGAATTTTATTACCGGATATTTCGCCAGTGTGGATGATGCGGGTCATGAATTTGGTGAAAACTCACCACAGTTAATCAACGCAATTGATGAACTTGACCATTTGCTGTCAAGTTTTGTTAAACAAATTGAGCAAGAATTTAATGGTCAAGTTAACTTAGTTATAGTCTCAGATCATGGAATGACTAAAATAGATAAGCAGCATATTATAGATTGGCAACATAATATCGTTGACGGTGTTAAAGCCATAAATGGTTCAACGCAGCTATATTTATATAGTGATAATGATGACCAATTACAGCGCAGTATTAACTTATTTAAAAGCAATCATACAGATACCGAACAAACTCAATATCGAGTATATCAATATCCAAATTTTCCAACGCATTGGCAATTAAACCGAGAAACAGACTCTGTACCTAATGCAATTATAGAAGCTTCACCTTCGTATATTTTTAATAAAGAAGATTTACGTGTTAAAGCTGAAACTCATGGTTATGACGCTAAAATGTATCGTGATCTCGACGCCATTTTTATTGCAACGGGTCCTGCATTTTCAAAAAATAAAAAAATTGAGCCATTCGAAAATATCCATGTGCTTCCTATTTTAAGCCGAGCACTTGGATTGATTGATGTTAAAAACATTGATGGTAACTACGATATAGCATCTAAAATTGTCAAATGA
- a CDS encoding phosphoribosyltransferase family protein — protein sequence MEKRFITAQELLEDSFRVAAKVFEDGFRPQFIVGIWRGGAPIGIAVQEYFDFKKVETDHIAVRTSSYYGINQQSKEIKVHGLHYIIENANADDGLLIVDDVFDSGRSIEALITQMKKLTRNNMPKDVRIACPWYKPTNSKVDLVPDYYVHESKDWLVFPHELSGLTPDEITNGKKDLVNILDLFVEK from the coding sequence ATGGAAAAGCGATTTATAACGGCGCAAGAGTTACTTGAAGATTCGTTTCGTGTTGCAGCGAAAGTTTTCGAAGACGGTTTTAGACCACAGTTTATTGTAGGTATTTGGCGTGGCGGTGCACCAATTGGTATCGCAGTTCAAGAGTATTTTGACTTTAAAAAAGTTGAAACTGATCACATAGCAGTGCGAACGTCTTCATATTATGGCATTAATCAGCAAAGCAAAGAGATCAAAGTTCACGGTTTACATTATATTATTGAAAATGCGAATGCTGATGACGGGTTGTTAATTGTTGATGATGTTTTTGACTCTGGTCGCAGTATTGAAGCGTTAATAACACAAATGAAAAAGCTAACGCGTAATAACATGCCAAAAGATGTCAGAATTGCTTGTCCTTGGTATAAACCAACAAATTCTAAAGTAGACTTAGTACCGGATTATTATGTGCACGAATCAAAGGACTGGTTGGTATTCCCACATGAGTTATCTGGTTTAACACCTGACGAAATTACAAACGGTAAAAAAGATTTAGTCAATATATTAGATTTATTTGTAGAGAAATAA
- a CDS encoding tetratricopeptide repeat protein produces MKISLKYSIIVIIVLCLSACQSTQLYQSNSAENLRMQVNEDNQFKGFKLIPIETENDIFALSEEMKLMAKNISLLRDPHTKATQLIKQFFSPENINLAYKSGANVIAAQAFRNKEANCLSLTIMAYAIAKEAKLNVAFQSIDVPEYWVRNGEASMLTGHINLSVLQPKSPNTLLYFDRKNIEIDFDPYVKKKVFPKHQINKNTVVSMFYNNKGATALINGHYLLAYAYLKQAITIDPKFSSAWGNLGILYRLNGLEESAMATYRHAIYLNSNNLTAMENLSKLLHNNGAYEEAKLIDIHIMRKRAVNPYYYALLGDEKFHKGYYQQAINHYKKAIRLNSTIHEFYFGLAKVHYMLDDKVKAQMYIKKAIAKNKVPQLDKQYLVKLNILKQAY; encoded by the coding sequence ATGAAAATATCACTTAAATACTCGATTATAGTTATAATTGTTTTGTGTTTATCTGCTTGCCAGTCCACCCAATTATATCAAAGTAATTCCGCTGAAAACCTGCGCATGCAAGTTAATGAAGACAATCAATTTAAAGGTTTTAAATTGATTCCTATTGAAACTGAAAATGATATTTTTGCCTTAAGTGAAGAGATGAAACTCATGGCAAAAAATATTAGCTTACTGCGTGATCCACACACAAAAGCCACTCAGTTGATCAAACAATTTTTTAGTCCTGAAAATATCAATTTAGCTTATAAGTCAGGTGCTAATGTAATCGCTGCCCAGGCATTTAGAAATAAAGAAGCTAATTGCTTATCTTTAACCATAATGGCCTATGCTATCGCCAAAGAAGCAAAGTTAAACGTTGCATTTCAAAGTATTGATGTGCCTGAATATTGGGTACGCAATGGTGAGGCGAGCATGCTAACAGGGCATATAAACTTATCGGTATTACAACCAAAGTCACCTAATACCTTATTGTATTTTGACAGAAAAAATATTGAAATTGACTTTGACCCTTATGTTAAGAAAAAGGTATTCCCTAAACACCAAATTAATAAAAACACTGTTGTTTCCATGTTTTACAATAATAAAGGTGCAACAGCACTCATAAACGGTCATTACTTATTAGCTTATGCTTATCTAAAACAAGCAATTACAATTGATCCTAAGTTTTCCTCTGCTTGGGGTAACTTAGGTATTCTTTACCGATTAAACGGCTTAGAAGAAAGTGCAATGGCAACCTACCGACATGCCATTTATTTAAATTCTAATAATTTAACGGCAATGGAGAATTTAAGTAAACTTTTACACAATAATGGTGCATATGAAGAAGCTAAGTTAATCGACATTCATATCATGCGTAAACGAGCTGTCAATCCCTACTACTATGCATTACTTGGAGATGAAAAGTTTCATAAAGGTTATTACCAACAGGCAATAAATCACTATAAAAAAGCGATAAGGCTTAATAGTACAATCCACGAGTTCTATTTCGGCTTAGCTAAAGTACATTATATGCTTGATGATAAGGTAAAAGCTCAAATGTATATCAAAAAGGCGATTGCTAAAAATAAAGTGCCACAACTTGATAAACAATACCTCGTAAAACTTAATATATTAAAACAAGCATATTAA
- a CDS encoding ferredoxin--NADP reductase, whose product MLTLNGFVKGEVTDYKQWTDNEFSITVKADIGPYVAGQFTKLALQDENGEWLRRAYSFVNSPNHALGRKCMEFLIIDVPNGGLSPKLAKVNIGDDIYVGDKPSGFMTLAEIPSNATNLWLLSTGTAIGPFLSILGESETQQRFEKIILVHAVRTKQELVYQALIEKLLQQYNGKLVYLPIVSREQHPGIMSGRIPQLLKDSSLMNAVKISPNKQNSFFYLCGNPAMVHDTRDVLIELGFEKHLRRSPGHFSFENYW is encoded by the coding sequence ATGTTAACACTAAATGGCTTTGTTAAGGGTGAAGTAACTGATTATAAGCAATGGACTGATAATGAATTTTCTATCACGGTTAAGGCCGACATTGGTCCTTACGTAGCTGGCCAATTTACTAAACTAGCCCTTCAAGATGAAAATGGCGAGTGGCTCAGGCGTGCGTATTCTTTCGTTAATTCTCCAAATCATGCGCTTGGTCGAAAATGTATGGAGTTTCTTATTATTGATGTGCCCAATGGAGGCTTAAGTCCAAAACTTGCAAAAGTAAATATAGGTGACGATATTTATGTTGGGGACAAACCTAGCGGTTTCATGACGCTGGCTGAAATCCCTTCAAACGCTACCAATTTATGGTTACTTTCAACAGGCACAGCTATTGGACCTTTTTTATCAATACTAGGAGAAAGTGAAACACAACAAAGGTTTGAAAAAATAATATTAGTGCACGCTGTTAGAACTAAACAAGAACTCGTTTATCAAGCTTTAATCGAAAAGCTCTTGCAACAATATAACGGTAAATTAGTATATTTACCGATTGTTTCTCGCGAGCAACATCCCGGAATAATGTCAGGAAGAATTCCGCAATTATTAAAAGATAGTAGCCTTATGAATGCTGTTAAGATATCACCAAACAAGCAAAATAGTTTTTTCTATTTATGCGGTAACCCAGCGATGGTTCACGACACTAGAGATGTTTTAATTGAGTTAGGATTTGAAAAACATTTAAGACGTTCACCAGGACATTTTAGTTTTGAAAATTACTGGTAG
- a CDS encoding type II toxin-antitoxin system HicB family antitoxin produces the protein MKYPVMVLRNNEENKYVLSVVDLPGCQVKASTMDEGFSLLNEAMISHLKILVEYGEQVPHAKTIEEHMLLCSATSPIWGVLDFDIVPYMGKSHKINVTLPELLIKQIDDRVAKTSEYKTRSGFIAMACLTELSN, from the coding sequence ATGAAATATCCAGTTATGGTTTTACGTAACAACGAAGAGAATAAATATGTATTATCAGTTGTTGATTTACCGGGATGCCAAGTGAAAGCGTCAACTATGGATGAAGGGTTTTCGCTGTTAAATGAAGCGATGATTTCGCACTTAAAAATTTTAGTTGAGTACGGTGAACAAGTACCACATGCAAAGACAATTGAAGAGCACATGTTGCTGTGTTCAGCTACCTCTCCAATATGGGGTGTGTTAGATTTTGATATCGTTCCTTACATGGGGAAAAGCCATAAAATTAATGTCACGTTACCTGAATTATTGATTAAACAAATTGATGATCGGGTGGCTAAAACATCAGAATATAAAACGCGATCTGGATTTATTGCTATGGCATGTTTAACCGAGTTATCGAATTAA
- the pepE gene encoding dipeptidase PepE — protein sequence MFIENANLLLLSSSRVGSTEYLQHALGMIGEKLNGITELLFVPYAGVTLSYDEYTAKVQCALNEQGIKVTGIHEYDDPITAINNAQAIAVGGGNTFHLLHQLYQNKLIEPIQQKVSTGMPYIGWSAGSNIAGLTIRTTNDMPIIEPQSFNALQLVNFQLNPHYTDHSPAGHNGETRAQRLAEFMVLNPTTPIVAIVEGTALDIKLNTMRLISGLSGSKSLANGFIFKAGCKTEMTTDDIVDDLL from the coding sequence TTGTTTATCGAAAATGCAAACTTGTTACTACTAAGCAGCTCTCGTGTCGGGAGTACAGAATATTTACAACATGCTTTAGGAATGATAGGAGAAAAGCTTAATGGCATAACTGAACTTTTATTTGTGCCATACGCTGGTGTAACGCTAAGTTACGATGAATATACCGCTAAGGTGCAATGTGCTTTAAATGAGCAAGGCATTAAAGTAACAGGTATTCATGAATATGATGACCCGATCACCGCTATTAATAACGCACAAGCCATTGCCGTTGGTGGAGGTAATACGTTTCACTTATTACATCAGCTGTATCAAAACAAACTTATTGAGCCTATTCAACAAAAAGTATCTACAGGTATGCCTTATATAGGTTGGAGTGCTGGTTCAAATATTGCCGGACTGACAATTCGTACTACAAATGATATGCCGATTATTGAACCGCAAAGTTTTAATGCACTTCAATTAGTTAACTTTCAGCTTAACCCGCATTATACCGATCATAGCCCTGCTGGTCATAATGGTGAAACACGAGCACAACGTTTAGCTGAGTTTATGGTACTAAACCCCACAACACCAATCGTAGCGATTGTTGAAGGAACAGCATTAGACATTAAGCTAAATACGATGAGATTAATCTCTGGTTTATCAGGCAGTAAATCACTAGCCAATGGTTTTATATTTAAGGCAGGCTGTAAAACAGAGATGACAACAGACGATATTGTAGATGATTTATTATAG
- the bioD gene encoding dethiobiotin synthase: protein MLKLFITATDTDAGKTYAAQAIVHALVQAGNKVAVYKPISAGCELIDNTLVNEDALLLLNQSNCQQTISQVNPIAFEQPIAPHIAASKLQQTISINDIERNYEDVINLAADVVICEGAGGWRLPLGQGKFLSEFAQTSEQNVILVVNMKLGCLNHAMLTYQAIISDGLTCLGWIANCPDDMPYLAENISELTALLPIPKLAELPFDEDIRQAAKHIDISLLTSLK, encoded by the coding sequence ATGTTGAAATTATTTATTACCGCTACAGACACTGACGCGGGGAAAACCTATGCTGCCCAAGCGATAGTGCATGCGCTCGTTCAAGCAGGTAACAAAGTGGCAGTATATAAACCTATTTCTGCAGGCTGTGAACTTATTGATAATACACTAGTAAACGAAGATGCCTTGTTATTACTTAACCAGTCTAATTGCCAGCAAACTATTTCACAAGTTAACCCGATAGCTTTTGAACAACCTATTGCACCACACATAGCCGCGTCTAAGTTACAACAAACTATAAGCATAAATGACATTGAGCGTAATTATGAAGATGTTATTAATTTAGCTGCAGACGTAGTGATTTGTGAAGGCGCAGGAGGGTGGCGATTACCACTTGGCCAGGGGAAGTTTTTATCTGAATTTGCCCAAACTAGTGAGCAAAATGTGATACTGGTCGTCAATATGAAACTGGGCTGCTTAAACCATGCAATGTTAACCTATCAGGCTATTATATCTGACGGATTAACCTGTTTGGGTTGGATAGCTAATTGCCCTGATGATATGCCTTATTTAGCTGAAAACATTAGTGAATTAACTGCACTTTTGCCAATTCCTAAATTAGCAGAGCTACCTTTTGACGAAGATATTCGACAAGCTGCGAAGCATATTGATATTTCACTACTTACCTCGCTAAAATAA
- the bioC gene encoding malonyl-ACP O-methyltransferase BioC, with protein sequence MSEKTNRFKIARSFGSASSSYDTSARLQRYCGKHLMPWLPNRNDLTALDLGAGTGFFTELLSSRYQQVIGLDISKNMLQFAKDNRNSSIHWLEADAYKIPLQDSSVDLVYSNLMIQWCDPLDLVINEVMRVLKPGGLFVFSTLIDGTLIELKSAWAQVDNDQHVIDFIPESEIRPLFDGTNRKLLNAKQQDIVLEYENVLHLARELKSLGASHVPKKQGKGLAGKDQWQKMTKSYQSFLEPSGIYPATYKAFSGVVVKLSD encoded by the coding sequence ATGTCTGAAAAGACTAACCGTTTTAAGATAGCGAGATCTTTTGGCTCAGCTAGTAGTTCTTATGACACTTCTGCGCGATTACAGCGTTATTGTGGAAAACATTTAATGCCATGGTTACCTAATCGTAACGATTTAACTGCGTTAGATTTAGGTGCAGGTACTGGATTTTTCACCGAACTTTTATCTAGTCGGTACCAGCAAGTTATTGGCTTAGATATATCAAAAAATATGCTGCAATTCGCCAAAGATAATCGTAATTCGTCGATTCATTGGCTAGAAGCAGACGCATATAAAATACCATTACAAGATAGCAGTGTAGATTTAGTCTATTCCAACTTGATGATCCAATGGTGCGATCCACTCGACTTAGTGATCAATGAAGTTATGCGTGTATTAAAACCCGGCGGTCTTTTTGTTTTTAGTACCTTGATTGATGGTACGTTAATTGAGTTAAAATCTGCATGGGCACAAGTAGATAATGACCAACACGTGATTGACTTTATACCTGAAAGTGAAATTAGACCCTTGTTTGATGGTACAAATAGAAAACTCTTAAATGCTAAGCAGCAAGATATTGTTTTAGAATATGAAAATGTTCTGCATTTAGCCCGTGAATTGAAAAGCTTAGGCGCAAGTCATGTCCCTAAAAAGCAGGGCAAAGGCCTTGCCGGTAAAGATCAGTGGCAAAAAATGACTAAAAGCTACCAAAGTTTTTTAGAGCCATCTGGAATTTATCCTGCAACATATAAAGCCTTTTCTGGTGTAGTGGTTAAATTAAGCGATTAA
- a CDS encoding 8-amino-7-oxononanoate synthase has translation MAFEFLSADIAQQKQRARYRVRQCVAEQNGRYVKIDNKSYLNFSSNDYLGLNHHKDINQALVVGAERFGTCASGSSLITGYSYAHQALENDICDWLNQPKCLLFASGFSANNALMHALGHESCQLYLDKLSHASLIDGALASKAKVKRFLHNDTAQLQRFLTKNTKSSDNDAIELNKVIVSEGVFSMDGDQADVESLSKLSQQHNALLYLDDAHSIGVIGNKGQGSSSIADIDIIMGTFGKSIATSGAFVACNELLADYLVNFSRHYIYSTAISPALAWATKKSIEIIQRDHWRREKITELSQLLATKLSSSVQLIKNSSSIHAIVIGDELNTLNVCQKLREKGIWLSAIRPPTVPNNSSRLRVTITSSHEIKDINYLANCINEVIT, from the coding sequence ATGGCGTTTGAGTTTTTATCCGCAGATATTGCACAACAAAAACAGCGCGCACGTTATCGTGTGCGTCAGTGTGTTGCTGAGCAAAATGGCCGCTATGTTAAAATTGACAATAAAAGTTACCTTAACTTTTCTTCAAACGACTACCTTGGCTTAAATCATCATAAAGATATTAACCAAGCATTAGTCGTTGGTGCTGAACGATTTGGCACCTGTGCAAGTGGCTCTAGCTTAATTACTGGCTACTCTTATGCTCATCAAGCATTGGAGAATGATATTTGTGATTGGCTAAACCAGCCTAAATGTTTGTTATTCGCTAGCGGATTTTCGGCAAACAATGCCTTAATGCACGCTTTAGGGCATGAAAGTTGCCAACTTTATTTAGATAAACTCAGCCACGCTTCTTTAATCGATGGCGCTTTAGCAAGCAAGGCAAAAGTAAAACGCTTTTTACATAACGATACGGCACAATTACAGCGATTTTTAACTAAAAATACAAAATCATCGGATAATGACGCTATTGAATTAAATAAGGTTATCGTCTCTGAAGGTGTTTTTAGTATGGATGGCGATCAGGCTGATGTAGAAAGTTTGTCGAAACTTTCACAACAGCACAATGCACTACTATATTTAGACGACGCTCACAGTATCGGTGTTATTGGCAATAAAGGGCAAGGAAGTAGCAGCATTGCCGATATTGACATTATTATGGGGACTTTCGGTAAAAGTATTGCAACCAGTGGTGCTTTTGTCGCTTGTAATGAATTGCTTGCTGACTATTTAGTTAATTTTTCACGGCATTATATTTATTCAACAGCCATTTCACCAGCCCTTGCATGGGCAACTAAAAAAAGCATTGAAATCATTCAACGCGACCATTGGCGACGAGAAAAAATTACAGAATTGAGTCAATTACTTGCAACAAAATTATCCAGTAGTGTGCAGTTAATCAAAAATTCATCGTCAATTCATGCCATTGTTATTGGAGATGAACTTAATACACTTAATGTTTGTCAGAAGCTTCGAGAAAAGGGAATTTGGCTCAGTGCAATTCGTCCTCCCACGGTTCCAAACAATAGCTCAAGGTTACGCGTAACCATAACTTCGAGCCACGAAATTAAAGATATCAATTACTTAGCTAATTGTATCAATGAGGTTATAACATAA
- the bioB gene encoding biotin synthase BioB: protein MTQQTSAVSESSTNTTANNSNQGNSEVRHNWQAEEVKALFEMPFNDLMFKAQVIHRANFNPNEVQVSTLLSIKTGACPEDCKYCSQSSRYKTDIDKERLMEVQKVLEAAQVAKDQGSTRFCMGAGWRNPKARDMPAVVEMVKGVKALGLETCMTLGMLSADQADELQGAGLDYYNHNLDTSPEHYNQIITTRTYQDRLDTLTNVRSSGMKVCSGGIVGLGEESKDRASLLAQLANLSPQPESVPINMLVKIEGTPLSDVADLDHFEFIRCIAVARIMMPKSHVRLSAGRDAMNEQMQAMCFLAGANSIFYGCKLLTTGNPEANKDMMLFDRLGINTETIASSEVDEAKIKTAVVDQQNSDLFYNAVN from the coding sequence ATGACACAGCAAACATCAGCGGTAAGTGAATCTTCAACAAATACGACCGCTAATAATAGCAACCAAGGTAACAGTGAAGTACGCCATAATTGGCAAGCAGAGGAAGTTAAAGCCCTGTTTGAAATGCCATTTAATGATTTGATGTTTAAAGCCCAAGTTATTCACCGCGCAAACTTTAATCCAAATGAAGTTCAAGTAAGTACTTTATTATCAATAAAAACCGGAGCCTGCCCAGAAGACTGCAAGTATTGCTCTCAAAGCTCTCGTTATAAAACTGACATTGATAAAGAACGTTTAATGGAAGTTCAAAAAGTGCTAGAAGCAGCACAAGTAGCTAAAGATCAAGGTTCTACACGTTTTTGTATGGGCGCTGGATGGCGTAACCCTAAAGCGAGAGACATGCCTGCAGTAGTTGAAATGGTTAAAGGTGTTAAAGCTTTAGGGCTAGAAACCTGCATGACACTAGGCATGTTATCTGCCGACCAAGCTGATGAATTACAAGGGGCTGGTTTAGATTATTACAATCATAATTTAGATACTTCGCCTGAGCATTATAATCAAATTATCACTACGCGTACTTATCAAGACCGATTAGACACTTTAACTAATGTTCGAAGTTCAGGTATGAAAGTCTGTAGTGGCGGTATTGTTGGTTTAGGCGAAGAGAGTAAAGACCGTGCGTCGTTATTGGCTCAACTGGCCAACCTTTCACCACAACCAGAAAGTGTACCGATTAATATGTTGGTTAAAATTGAAGGAACGCCGCTTTCTGACGTTGCAGATTTAGATCATTTTGAATTTATTCGCTGTATTGCTGTTGCACGTATCATGATGCCAAAAAGTCATGTTCGTTTATCTGCAGGGCGTGATGCTATGAATGAGCAAATGCAAGCCATGTGCTTTTTAGCGGGTGCCAACTCAATTTTTTACGGTTGTAAATTATTGACTACTGGTAATCCTGAAGCTAACAAAGACATGATGCTCTTTGATCGTTTAGGTATTAATACTGAAACAATTGCGAGTTCAGAAGTAGATGAAGCTAAAATTAAAACCGCTGTTGTTGATCAGCAAAACAGTGATCTATTTTATAACGCCGTAAATTAA